The following DNA comes from Naumovozyma castellii chromosome 4, complete genome.
GAATTCAGGAGTTCTTGTAGATGATGTTGCAACGTCTGAATTTTCAATCGATGAAGCTGATAAAATACCAACGGTTTCAAACCTGGAAAAGTTGTTACTGGAGACGTTTTTAATGGTTGTAGAAGATAAAGCCGATGTGGTACTTGACTTGAAAAAGGAAGTGGACGTTTCCACAGTGCTAGAGATAGCAATATTGTTTACAACACTCGTGGAAGATAATACCAGATCTGAATAGGCCAGTGATTCTTCTAGTGCTGCAGAGGTCGAAGGGATGATTGTAGAAAAACTGTATTCGGCTgcagatgatgaagttttCTCAAACTCATTCTTTAGTGTACTTGAGAAGGTAAGTGCTGGACTAATTGTGCTAACTGTACCTTTAGATATTTCAGCTAAAGTGttattggaataatatGGAGCTTGTCCAATTGCAGACGTTGATGTTACTAACAATAACACAACTGGTAATAGCAAATCAGTAGACAACATTGGTATTAATGGTTGATTGCTGTTTTTTACTAATAAAAATTAGAGGacattcaaattaataattgaCAATCGAGAAGTGCGTTGGCTTTATACCCAATTGGAACCAATTGTTCATACATTGCATACCATACCTGACCAGCTCATTGTAACTGCTTTCAAACATTAGTTAAGCTAATCTCGAACTACTCATTTTGCAAAAAAATTCTAGACCTGCTGCTTGTTTGAGCATTGTGAAATGTCTGAAATGTTTCAGATGCGTTTAAAGCATAAAGATTTCCAAGTCCGTTTAACTTACGCGTAGAAAACACTTCGCGCCAGCATTGTTTTAAGTCAGTTTACAGTTAAATTTCTGAGAATACCTAGTGTACGTATTAATATTATACATCTAATTCTATACAGACAGTGAAATTAGTCTTTCATCTAGTTACCTAGGGAGACATAATTGCTTGGGAATAAACCCTTCTCACCTGAACTTTCCAGTTCTCCTAACCACCAATCGTcatcaacaaattcaatatttatGATCTTGTCATTTTCGCTAAAGGTCAGTTCGTTATCCTCACCTGCTTCATAATCATATTCTGCAATGGCCCATGGTTcctccttcttcttttctggTTCAGCAGATCTTCTTGGTGGAGGTGGTGGGACAGCCTCGGTGTTTCTAGAAGGTAGAGAAGGAGTTggttcttcttccttttcctcttcttcttcttcctcttcttcttcttcttctggttCAGCTCTTGCTATATTGTTTCTCTTTGGAAGGGATGGTGTTGgctcttcctcttcttcttccgGTTCTTCATTTCTTGTAGGTAAGGATGGAGGTGGTGGAGATGCtctctttttttcttcttcttcttcttccttgtTAGCTCTTACAGGAGGAATATTCCTTGCAGGTAATGGAGCTGGCTTCCTTGCATTTCCCTGatcctcatcatcactCCAGTCATCATCgttatcatcattttgttgttcatcttcagaTACTTCAGTATGCATTCCAGGTAGTGGAGTACCAAATTGTTTAAtatccttcttctttggtggtTCAACTTCTTGTTCCTCTCTGGCAGGAGTTGGCTTGGAGAATGGTTTTGGATGAATGATTTGTGGTTCATCGGTTGTTGTAGCCATACTTTCGAATttagatttcaaatctctAACGTCATGTTCGTCCTCATCATCTTGTTCGTTAGTATCGTgtttttcatcatcttcacGGTTTTGTTCTACAGGTGCCTTATTCTTATTTGCAGCAGCTTTCTTTTCAGCCCATAATTGTGCAGGTGTCTTTTCAGTCTTGAACCCTTTGATGActttatcatcatccttCTTAAACTCATTAACTGGTAATGGCGATTTTCctaagaaattattaaattcagCATCtctctttaattttgattgttctttcaaattAGCTATATCAGATTTAGGATCTATCTTACCGTTAGCAACGGAGTGAACCAGACGTGGATCCTCCTTAGCGTTCTCTTCTTGAATGACTTTTTGTAAATCAATCTTACCGACAGGTTTATAAGTGGATTGATTTGGTTTCAATGGTTGCTTGTCAAAATCACGTTCTTCCACTTCTGGTTCATCCcaatcatcttcattgcTATTTTGCTTGGCGGCTCTTTCAAACTTTTCCACGATTGGTTTTTCATGAACCGCTGGTTTTGATGGTGGTGGAGTCTGCTTCTTTGGTATAGTGTGTTGCTTTGGTTTTGGTTTAGCATTGGCACCTGAGGAAGTTTGAATGGAATAACGAGCACCGGATGCATTGGAGACTCTGGACAAAagttcatcttcatccaaatcatcttcatctctAGCGGTAACTTGAATATGGTACCCCTTCAAGACTTGATTAGCCACAGTTGCGAAATTAGAGGCAAATGAAGCTCTTGGTTTCATTGGTGCCGAATCAGGACACCAACCGACCAGGATCAATTTCTCAACGTCTGAACCGGGTGGTGAGACACGAGCAAGCCCAAATTGGACCTTTGTCTCATCGAATGATTGCAAGAATTCGGCAAAGTCTGCACCGGTGCTTTCAGGGAAATATTCCTTCTTCGAGTTTGGTGAAATAATCAACCATGTGGTATCTGCGTCGCTGCCTCTGACGATTTTCAAATACTGTTCCTCGATTTCCCTCGAGTGGGTGGTACAATTGATGGGTTCCAAAGCCATTGTCTGTGTCTATCTAATGATGCGTGTGTGTTTGTGTGTCGTGTTCACCTTGCAGAATAGCCATGTTTAAGTTTTAGATCgttgaatattttccaaCCCCTATTAACGTTGAATTGTTCAATCGATATGGAATTTGTTTATCACGGTTTCGGTCACGTGCTTGGGTTATAGAGATAATAAAATGACAATTGAAGTAGAATAATAGTACTTGTTGAATGTCAAAAAtacaatttctttattctcTTTAGAATTTCTTTTAGAATAGATCTTTGTGCAAACAGAACCATCTTACATATATTTTGTAGCAGAACCGACgtaataattttaataacaGCGAGAGAATTTAAGGTACGATATAATCATTTATTCATGGACCATGTTTTTTTGGTGCCATGGTCTGATGTAGTTGTCGGTATGCATTAGAGTTTAACGACTCTAGCTTAGTGACTACATTTATTTAGTATATATCTTACACTAATTAGTGCAAACTATTGTTTAGTATTGTTAAAATTACAGTATAAATTACAGAGGTAGATTACTTGTGATACATTATAATAGCGCAAAGAGATGGACAAAGATGAAGGTGACTAACCAATTTGACAAACCAGTTGCACTACCTGCCCCAGAAGTTGAGGATGATGGGCTAGACGAAGAAGTCCCCGAGGAACTTGAAGATCCAACCGAGGTCCTTGAGGTGGTATTAGTATGGACAGTGTTTCCCCCAGTTGCGCCATTGCCAGAGCCTAGTTCAGTAGAATGGGTGGATAAGCTTTGCGATATGGTTGAAGTGTTAGCAGACGTAGTTACGGAAGACAGGGTGCTAGAAGCTGAAGAAGCAGGGTCGGAACTAGATAATGATGCATTCTGATGCAACGCTGCTAAATCCTTCTGTGCTTGATCATACCGTCCGTATATCTCATCACCATTTGCCAGAGCCAATGTCCCGTTGCTCCCAGGAACATAGGAATAGTTTGATCCTGTTGAATAGTCAGCAACGATAAGatttttaatattcatAATGAAGGGACCTTTAGAATAATCTGTTTGGCCGCCGTACCTATCAACAATTTCTGTATCATCATTCTCAAGATCGCCCTCATCCGAATGCATAATAAAAAACCTGGCAGGAGAGTTAGGAAAATCTGCGGTGGCTGTACTTGGAACTACTCTTACTACTCGCCCATCAACGTAAAAAGTCAGTTTTTCCTTGGTCCAATCGATTGTGTAATTATGGTACTCAGTTTGTGGTGACTTCACATAATGGGTTTCCCACTGAGCGGTACTGTTTTTATGACTATTCATTGCAGTACTAAATGTGTAAAATTCATCCCCTTCACCATCATCCCAATCTATAGCAAATAAAGTCCGGCGCCAATCATCGTTCATGGCACCCGACCCAGATACGAAAGCTATTTCAGAAGAAATGGATCTTGCATTTCCAGCTTTCACAAAAGCTTCAATCCTACCATAGAATATGTAAAAGTCGGACGACAAGTCTGTGCTATCACCACTCTCAGCAATTGTCAGAGTTAATCCATCACTACCACACATCGTGGCGTTGTTATCACTCTCCTCATCAAAATCCCATAGCGAGTTCTCTACATGAAAGTTTTCGTCAATCGTAGCGGCCAGCGCCTTATTTTTGTCTGCCACATTAGCCAGCACAAGTGATGCAGACGTCAACAATGCTGAGAAAATGGTTGTAGCTCTCATGTTCTGAAGGACGTTTTCCTATTTTTCTGCGTTGAGAGTGGAATCCAACCCAAATATAGCCAAGAATCTCTCCAAGAATAATATAAGAACGAGGTATTTATACAGTACTTGAACGAATAAACTCTCCACCAGTAGCAAATCCTTGTACGGTCTTTTCAGAGATTGTTGATGTCTTGAAATACTGGACAGATTCGATCCGAGAATGGAAAGACCCTGTCAGTTTTTCTCAGAAGGGTCCGCACAATACAAACAGAAAACAATACACAATACGCGCTATGCAAAATGCAAAATGCAATGCATTATTACTTCGATTTTCGCGTTTACTCCACAATGGACAATAACGACAGCTTAAAGAGCAATACTGTACACTTGGTTACCAACTGGGACACTATAAACTTAACAGTGAACAACaccaaaaaatatatctcCGCGACGGGGAATTGAACCCCGATCTGGCACGCGACAAGTGCCCATATTCTAaccattaaattttgttcCTTGGCATTGacattatattatattaacCTTTACGTTTTGGCTTATCCTTTGCTAAAGCTGGATGATATGATGGAACGCCCACTCCAAGTTCAGGGCGGTTTCGATCTTATACACATTAATCTCCACATATCCTTCCTTGCCCCATCACTTTACACCTGGGGTTTTAGTCCCTACTGTTGTAAAGGACGGGAAGGTGATCGACCATACTAATTCATTGTTGCGGCCTGTCATTTATTTGATGACACTGACAACTGAACGAAGTTTCTAAGAAGTAAATTGAGTCAGGATTTGGAGTTCCTCACATTACCAAATTCTAAGGATAGTTATGTAAGAGGGAGCACCAACACCAAGTTTCTTCTCAAGCATCTTAACGATATTACTAGAGAGTGTATTATATATGTGTATGAGTTTTTTTCGAAATGCTAATTAAATTTAGCTTAGTTATTGTCCATAGCAGTCTCTTGATATTGGTGTCAGTTCACCAATTTTAATTTGCTTTACCACTTAACTCAGTGgttgaatttatttttcaagcATTCACAAGTGTCTATGTTGTTCATTTAAGTCAACCAACCAAAAATCAAAAGTTGGAGTACAGAAGGGACATTCGCATACAAAATTTGGACAGACCAGCCTGTGCgtattgaatatttttttacaGCAATCGATCAGAGCTACTTGAAATATATCTctttcttattttctttacttTAACAGTACATACGGAGTTCCAACAGACAAAATTTTTTTGCAGagtgaaaaaattataaaaaacTGCGATGAGCTCCAATTAACCATACACTCTTgaacatttgaagaaaagaacaGTATCAAAGCACAATCCTGAGAAATGGTCACTTTTAACTGTGAGGTCTGTAACGATACTGTTCCTAAGAAGAATACAGAAAAGCATTACTACCGTTGTCCGGAGGCATATTACACATGTATTGATTGTTCCAAGACCTTTGAAGATGGTGTAAGTTACAAACAGCACACGTCATGTATCAGCGAGGATGAAAAGTATCAAAAGGCATTGTTCAAGAGGAAGAAGCAAAAGCCAAAGCAAcagaatcaaaatcaaaatcaaaatcaaaagcCAAAGGTTACAGTAGAGAAGAAGGTAGACGAAAAACCTGctaaggaaaataaaaagaaatctGAAAAGGTCGAGAAAACGAAGAAAGTACAACTGCAGGCTGGTCAGTCATTAtacaaaattttgaagaatattaaGGACAAAGAtgacaagaagaaattcttaaagaatttaGTTGTTAACGAGAACGGTAACTTGGTCTTACAGGACGCTTAATTCTAATGGCTTATTTTTTACTTGTATGTTTAtagattttaaaaaaattccTATCTACGACGAGGCATTGGCTTCTGTAACAACCTTTTTATTTAAACATCTTGACAACTTGGTATAGAACTGGCTCAGTGATTTCAATGGGAAGCTCAATGTATCAAACATGTATGCTGGTAATTGGTTTTGTAACGTTTGTAACTCCTCTACTGTTCGCTGTTTAAGTAGTGGGACATATATAACATCAGTCTCTGACTCCTCCCCCTTTACAAAACCTAGTTTATAATCCATGACTCCATTATTAGATCCCTGAGAAGTGTCAAACCAAAGTCCCGTATCATCTTCGTAGGACTTATGTACTCTCACGCAGCATAAATGTTCAAACAAGTCCTTAATTACTTCTATGTTCTCAGCTTGTTTTTTTCGCAGCTCTTCTGATACTTTTAGTTGCTCTTGGAGTTTGGCCATCTGTAACCTAAGGGTTTCCACCTCTTGTGAGTATGTATCGTTTTTCGTGGTTAGCACGCTGTTCTCGTGTATCAGTTTGGCTATCAGCAATTCAGCATTCTCCGATTGTTCTTTCACAGACTCTTTGTATTGTGTTAGCGGATCCATGTCGGTCCTCACCCATTTATCCTCTTTCTTCCATCTTCAACCGAACATATAACTAATTTAACTATGAGTATACTCATTATTTCTACAGTTCtcatatataaaatttccCATTACCCGGAAATAAAGTAATCTATAATAAAGATTACTTTAGATTCTATATAATCTACCATAAATTATCATCCATTGAGCGTATATATTAATTAAGCAGGAAAACACAGGCACAATTGCCTAACTAATAGTTTAGAAACAAATTCATAATATAGTTCTGACTAATATAgagatttatttttatttaaacGAACTTCTATGCCTTGACGGAAATGTTCTGTTTCGTTTATTAACTACCTTCTCACAAAACAATTCCAGAAATTACTATAACGGTTTCTAATACACACTGCTATTTCTATTTCTTTCCATCATCTCTTTCTTCCTGTTGTATGATCGTAGAccaataaatatatatattgaatACTTTATAATTACAACTAAATTGCCGTTACCCGCAAAACAACCTCGAGAAAGGTAACAAcaatcaatgaattcattcattcattcaaacGTAACTTTTGAATTCAGGTTACAACTATACCCTTCAAAGAGCACACGCCCTCTATCATCGGGACATTGTCATTAACAAGTATAAGGAACCACTCTAAACTGCAATCTTAATCCAGTCATGGTAGCAAATAACGTCAATTCCAACGGTAAAGTCGAGGATTTACTGGATGCTGTCAGACAGGAATTCATGCAATTATCCCAAGAAGCTAACTCGTATCGTCTGCAGAATCAAAAGACGTACGAtctgaaattgaatcagCATTTGGCCGAGATGCAACAGATTAGAAATACCGTCTATGAACTAGAATTGGCTCATagaaagattaaagaaggATATGAAGACGAAATTAACCGTTTGAAAGTTGAATTGGAACAGAAAAATCAACAATTAGCTAATTTTAACATTCAAGGACAATTACTCCCAGTAAATACCGCAAATACTTCTGCTTTCTCGAACCCAAAGGTTTTGCATCCGAATCCTCCCGCCCCTATCGTGTCCAGTATTCAACAACCAACTACTGTCTTGCCAGTGTTGAATACTACTACTCAAGTACAACCACAGGGTCTGCAGGGCAATGGCGAGCCCTTACAAGCCCCTCAATCTAGCCTGCAATCTCCAAATGGCCAACAATTAGCTCCTTTATCTTCCAATCCTCCAAGTGAAACTTCTAACTCCGTAAATAACATAGCCAATGCCGCAGAAACTTTACCTTCTATTAAGACATCAGATGGTAATGGCTTGCCAACGGCTGCAATGCCAGCTTCTACGGATTTGGTGAAATCAGATGAACTATCGAAACACGTCAAACCAATTCCACcatttcttttgaataCCACCACTATGAATGTACCTTCAGAATTTAAAAAGGAAAGAGATGAATACTCGTTGTTCTTCAATCCAAACTTGACGCCTACTGAATTGGACGTAGATTTATTACACTCCTTACCTCATGATTCTGTCGTTTGCTGTGTGAAATTCAGTCAAGACGGGAAGTATTTGGCTACAGGCTGTAATAGAACCACTCAAATATTCGACGTTGCCACTGGTGAACTATATGTCAAATTGTTAGATGATACAGTAAATACAGCAATTGTAACAACCACCAcggaaaataatgaaacgGTCACAACAACGGCAGATTTATACATTCGTTCCATTTGTTTCTCACCTGATGGTGAATTTTTAGCCACAGGTGCCgaagataaattaattagaATTTGGAACATTAAGGAAAGGAAAATAGTCATGGTATTAAAGGGTCACGAGCAAGATATTTATTCGCTGGATTATTTCCCAGATGGTCAAAAATTGGTCTCAGGTTCAGGCGACAGATCAATTAGAATATGGGATTTGAAAACCGGTCAATGTTCTCTAACTCtatccattgaagatggtgTGACTACTGTAGCTGTATCGCCAAATGAGGGGAAATTAATTGCTGCTGGTTCTTTGGACCGTTCCGTGAGGATATGGGATTCCTCTACAGGATTCTTAGTGGAAAGACTGGATTCAGATAATGAATCAGGTAATGGACATCAGGATTCTGTATATAGTGTGGCGTTCACCAAGGATGGACAACATGTCGTATCAGGGTCATTGGATAGAACTGTTAAATTATGGAATTTGGGAGACACTCAATCTGGGACTGGGAAATGTGAAGTTACATACATTGGTCATAAAGATTTTGTCTTGTCGGTTGCCACAagtaatgatgataaatatatattttcagGTTCCAAAGATCGTGGTGTTATCATTTGGGATAAAGATTCTGGGAATCCAATCTTAATGTTACAAGGTCATAGAAATTCAGTCATTTCCGTCGCTACAGTAAATAGTAATGTTGATGATGGtaaaaattacaaattgTTCGCTACAGGTAGTGGAGATTGTAAGGCaagaatttggaaatattttaaaatggGTGAAGTAACTGCCAAGATTGAAGATACTGAGACGAAAACTGTCACCACTGAACAATAGGTTAACGGACTGGGAAATATGTACATTTATGCCATAAAAGTAATTAATTAAACTTAAgtaaatattattaactACTTAAATTATGTATCAACAATATACGATAATGTAgttatttcaattcttcaatttgttcctCCAAAGCAGCTGGGTTGGCACCTACTACGGTACCTAAAAGCTTTCCATCCTTGGCAAATACAAATGTGGGCATAGCAGTAACATTACAATGTTTGGCAATTTCGGGACTCTCATCAACGTCTACTTTATAAAATGTCACTTCCGGATGTTCCTTAATAAGTTTTGAAATCACTGGAATCATTGCCTTGCATGGGTTACACCAAGTAGCAAAGAAATCAATGACAGAAAGTTGCGATCCATTACTGATTGACGATTGaaattcctttaattcagTTAATTTGGTGATGGATTTGTAAGTGGAGTTCAATCTCACCACGGGACGGGAAAGTAAAGGGATTCTTTTTGTAACAAATACAGCTTGCCTTGTGAACATCTTTTGTACTCTTTGTTATGTACTTAAGGTGAGAATGATCTTCAAGATGCAGCTAATTTTAAATAGTGCACTTTTTAGTGTTAGGAGCTTTTTTCGGACTGACCAATCAAGAATCTTATTCTTCGTGACTAAGGCACCCTTTCCTAGCAGATGTTGGACAAAATAACAGAGAAGTAGATAAAAGATCGTTTTTCTTCTATGACTTGTCAATTTCCATGtgtttttttaatataGAGGGTAGTTTTTCTATcctttttttattattattttaatcGTTTAAATTCTacatatttcaatatataaGGTTAATCTATCTAAGGTTCCTTacttcaaatgaaaaatgtcTAGCCTTAGAAGGTTCTCCGCAAAGCACAGTTCCTGATGTCAGAAGCCACAGTAGAGAAGTTACATTACGATGATTATATCAAAGCATCATTTAGTATCGGGTTTAAAACCCTTTTTATGGTGTCAATTAAATAGGAAGTCATCCTACAATAACCCATCTTCAAAGAGGCCCCATAATTCCTCATTGTCACATATGTATTCGGAAATATCCAATCCGTATTTACTCCAATCTACGTCCACTTTCTGCTTCAACGTCCTGTTTCTCATCTTGGAACCCTCTAGGGTAAATATTTCACGGAGTAGCGGTCTATTCTCGGTCAATACATTGATAAATTCGTCGTAATTGTGGCTCTTTCCCAATTCGGCATAGAGCAGATGTAGTTGTTGTGTAAAATGTCTTTGTTGTTCCAACTTCCTCTCTAGATGCAGTTTATGATGCATCAATGCTGCATAGTCTATGTTCTCCTCCACAGGTTTCGCTTGAAATTCGGTCATAGAGTCATGAGTCACTTGTGAAATGGTCATTACCAAACTTATGGTCTAGTTCATATGGTATGCTGAAATGTCGACACTTTGTATGTTTTGGAACACTCAACTTCTTTGTATTGTCCAAAGTTCTGTGTTAAAAGTTGTTGTCTCAAAATCGTCGTGCGGGTAAGCGCTCTATTTAATTAGCGTGgattctttctttcaaaagagGCATTGAACAGACTGAGGTTGAGACAGGTGTTGTTAAATGAGCCTGCTGTGTCTGGCTGGTAGTTTGTGATATTGTGGTATGGCTCACTCTTGAAGGGGCTGGTATATagtttctctttcttgTCGTACAGAAAccatttgtttctttcaGCATATTCACCATGCTCCTCTGTCGTTGTTATTCCTAGATCCAGCTCCTCAGGATCCTCGATGTCTTCCTCCTCCTTAATAAACGATGAAACTTGGAACGGTGGAACCTGTAAAAGTTTTGGTGGAATGGTCAACTTGACGTTTCCGGTTTCATTCCCCGTGGTGGATGCATAGATACTATACGATTTCAATGACGATAATATTTCA
Coding sequences within:
- the ABP1 gene encoding Abp1p (ancestral locus Anc_6.366) gives rise to the protein MALEPINCTTHSREIEEQYLKIVRGSDADTTWLIISPNSKKEYFPESTGADFAEFLQSFDETKVQFGLARVSPPGSDVEKLILVGWCPDSAPMKPRASFASNFATVANQVLKGYHIQVTARDEDDLDEDELLSRVSNASGARYSIQTSSGANAKPKPKQHTIPKKQTPPPSKPAVHEKPIVEKFERAAKQNSNEDDWDEPEVEERDFDKQPLKPNQSTYKPVGKIDLQKVIQEENAKEDPRLVHSVANGKIDPKSDIANLKEQSKLKRDAEFNNFLGKSPLPVNEFKKDDDKVIKGFKTEKTPAQLWAEKKAAANKNKAPVEQNREDDEKHDTNEQDDEDEHDVRDLKSKFESMATTTDEPQIIHPKPFSKPTPAREEQEVEPPKKKDIKQFGTPLPGMHTEVSEDEQQNDDNDDDWSDDEDQGNARKPAPLPARNIPPVRANKEEEEEEKKRASPPPPSLPTRNEEPEEEEEEPTPSLPKRNNIARAEPEEEEEEEEEEEEKEEEPTPSLPSRNTEAVPPPPPRRSAEPEKKKEEPWAIAEYDYEAGEDNELTFSENDKIINIEFVDDDWWLGELESSGEKGLFPSNYVSLGN
- the NCAS0D04750 gene encoding uncharacterized protein, which codes for MRATTIFSALLTSASLVLANVADKNKALAATIDENFHVENSLWDFDEESDNNATMCGSDGLTLTIAESGDSTDLSSDFYIFYGRIEAFVKAGNARSISSEIAFVSGSGAMNDDWRRTLFAIDWDDGEGDEFYTFSTAMNSHKNSTAQWETHYVKSPQTEYHNYTIDWTKEKLTFYVDGRVVRVVPSTATADFPNSPARFFIMHSDEGDLENDDTEIVDRYGGQTDYSKGPFIMNIKNLIVADYSTGSNYSYVPGSNGTLALANGDEIYGRYDQAQKDLAALHQNASLSSSDPASSASSTLSSVTTSANTSTISQSLSTHSTELGSGNGATGGNTVHTNTTSRTSVGSSSSSGTSSSSPSSSTSGAGSATGLSNWLVTFIFVHLFALL
- the NCAS0D04760 gene encoding uncharacterized protein (ancestral locus Anc_6.365); translated protein: MVTFNCEVCNDTVPKKNTEKHYYRCPEAYYTCIDCSKTFEDGVSYKQHTSCISEDEKYQKALFKRKKQKPKQQNQNQNQNQKPKVTVEKKVDEKPAKENKKKSEKVEKTKKVQLQAGQSLYKILKNIKDKDDKKKFLKNLVVNENGNLVLQDA
- the CSM1 gene encoding Csm1p (ancestral locus Anc_6.364), encoding MDPLTQYKESVKEQSENAELLIAKLIHENSVLTTKNDTYSQEVETLRLQMAKLQEQLKVSEELRKKQAENIEVIKDLFEHLCCVRVHKSYEDDTGLWFDTSQGSNNGVMDYKLGFVKGEESETDVIYVPLLKQRTVEELQTLQNQLPAYMFDTLSFPLKSLSQFYTKLSRCLNKKVVTEANASS
- the TUP1 gene encoding chromatin-silencing transcriptional regulator TUP1 (ancestral locus Anc_6.363) codes for the protein MVANNVNSNGKVEDLLDAVRQEFMQLSQEANSYRLQNQKTYDLKLNQHLAEMQQIRNTVYELELAHRKIKEGYEDEINRLKVELEQKNQQLANFNIQGQLLPVNTANTSAFSNPKVLHPNPPAPIVSSIQQPTTVLPVLNTTTQVQPQGLQGNGEPLQAPQSSLQSPNGQQLAPLSSNPPSETSNSVNNIANAAETLPSIKTSDGNGLPTAAMPASTDLVKSDELSKHVKPIPPFLLNTTTMNVPSEFKKERDEYSLFFNPNLTPTELDVDLLHSLPHDSVVCCVKFSQDGKYLATGCNRTTQIFDVATGELYVKLLDDTVNTAIVTTTTENNETVTTTADLYIRSICFSPDGEFLATGAEDKLIRIWNIKERKIVMVLKGHEQDIYSLDYFPDGQKLVSGSGDRSIRIWDLKTGQCSLTLSIEDGVTTVAVSPNEGKLIAAGSLDRSVRIWDSSTGFLVERLDSDNESGNGHQDSVYSVAFTKDGQHVVSGSLDRTVKLWNLGDTQSGTGKCEVTYIGHKDFVLSVATSNDDKYIFSGSKDRGVIIWDKDSGNPILMLQGHRNSVISVATVNSNVDDGKNYKLFATGSGDCKARIWKYFKMGEVTAKIEDTETKTVTTEQ
- the TRX3 gene encoding Trx3p (ancestral locus Anc_6.359) codes for the protein MFTRQAVFVTKRIPLLSRPVVRLNSTYKSITKLTELKEFQSSISNGSQLSVIDFFATWCNPCKAMIPVISKLIKEHPEVTFYKVDVDESPEIAKHCNVTAMPTFVFAKDGKLLGTVVGANPAALEEQIEELK
- the AHC2 gene encoding Ahc2p (ancestral locus Anc_6.358) translates to MTISQVTHDSMTEFQAKPVEENIDYAALMHHKLHLERKLEQQRHFTQQLHLLYAELGKSHNYDEFINVLTENRPLLREIFTLEGSKMRNRTLKQKVDVDWSKYGLDISEYICDNEELWGLFEDGLL